Proteins from one Microbacterium proteolyticum genomic window:
- a CDS encoding sensor histidine kinase — protein MDETTSPGRFRVPGRRSFTRGWFIGGGISLIWTFPTLVSIWEVPDPVAHAVGTLIVVVFAAVFLASVPFARRTTSGWRRLIPAAVMFALSLSLTPWIGEDVRWMWTFVGVAVAVSSVARRPTWILVLLLSALSFVVGEWSGADTFTNVLNSAIILSISIMMLSFVQNITTLERLRAAQEQVAELAAERERSRVARDVHDILGHSLTVITVKAELAGRLMDAGSPAARDEVAQIEQLSRGALADVRATVHGYRGVSISGELAAARAALESAGVAPELPGSTDQVPSDRRELAGWVVREAVTNVVRHAEASVCRVSLDSRSVEVADDGRGPSGASSGSGLSGLRERVETAGGRMSVGRSDLGGFRVKVTW, from the coding sequence ATGGACGAGACGACCAGCCCGGGGCGCTTCCGCGTTCCGGGCCGGCGCTCGTTCACGCGGGGCTGGTTCATCGGCGGGGGCATCTCGCTCATCTGGACGTTCCCGACGCTGGTGTCGATCTGGGAAGTGCCCGATCCCGTCGCTCATGCCGTGGGAACGCTGATCGTGGTGGTGTTCGCGGCGGTGTTCCTCGCGTCCGTGCCGTTCGCGCGTCGGACGACCTCCGGGTGGCGCCGACTGATCCCGGCCGCGGTGATGTTCGCTCTGAGCCTGAGCCTGACGCCCTGGATCGGCGAGGACGTGCGGTGGATGTGGACGTTCGTCGGTGTCGCCGTCGCGGTGTCGAGCGTCGCACGGCGCCCCACGTGGATCCTCGTGCTGCTGCTGAGCGCGCTGTCGTTCGTGGTGGGGGAGTGGAGCGGCGCCGACACGTTCACGAACGTGCTGAACTCGGCGATCATCCTCTCCATCTCGATCATGATGTTGAGCTTCGTGCAGAACATCACGACCCTCGAGCGACTCCGCGCCGCGCAGGAACAGGTCGCCGAGCTCGCCGCCGAACGCGAGCGCAGCCGCGTCGCGCGCGACGTGCACGACATCCTCGGCCACTCGCTGACCGTGATCACGGTGAAGGCCGAGCTGGCCGGAAGACTGATGGATGCCGGCTCCCCGGCCGCCCGCGACGAGGTGGCGCAGATCGAGCAGCTGTCGCGCGGTGCGCTGGCCGACGTCCGCGCGACGGTGCACGGGTATAGAGGTGTGAGCATCAGCGGCGAGCTCGCCGCGGCCCGCGCGGCGCTGGAGAGCGCCGGCGTCGCGCCCGAGCTGCCCGGGTCGACGGATCAGGTGCCGTCCGACCGGCGCGAGCTTGCGGGGTGGGTGGTGCGCGAGGCGGTGACGAACGTGGTGCGGCACGCCGAGGCATCCGTGTGCCGGGTGTCGCTGGACTCTCGCTCGGTGGAGGTCGCCGACGACGGGCGTGGGCCGTCGGGCGCGTCGTCTGGCTCGGGGCTGTCCGGGCTGCGCGAGCGCGTCGAGACCGCGGGCGGCCGCATGTCAGTGGGGCGCAGCGACCTCGGCGGATTCCGAGTGAAGGTGACCTGGTGA
- the exaC gene encoding acetaldehyde dehydrogenase ExaC: MTIVEEGVSSVYAAPGSRGAVAQYRERYGHYIGGEWVEPHSGEYFEDITPVTGKPFCEVARGDAADIDRAVDAAWKAFASWKKTTPAERSVILNRIADRIEQNLEMIAVAETWENGKPVRETLAADIPLTVDHFRYFAGVLRAQEGSLSQLDENTVAYHFNEPLGVVAQIIPWNFPILMAAWKLAPALAAGNCVVIKPAEQTPASLLFLFDIIGDLLPAGVVNIVNGFGIEAGAPLAQHKRVRKVAFTGETTTGRLIMQYASQNLIPVTLELGGKSPNVFFEDVARATDDAYYDKALEGFTLFALNQGEVCTCPSRALIQRSIYDQFLGDGLARVGKVKQGNPLDPETMIGAQASNDQLEKILSYIEIGKAGGAKLLTGGERVDLGGELSGGYYVAPTVFEGTNDMRIFQEEIFGPVLAVTSFDSFDDAISIANDTLYGLGAGVWSRSGDTAYRAGRAIEAGRVWTNTYHQYPAHAAFGGYKQSGIGRENHLKMLDHYQQTKNLLVSYAEGAMGFF; encoded by the coding sequence ATGACCATCGTCGAAGAAGGCGTTTCCAGCGTCTACGCCGCCCCCGGTTCGCGCGGGGCCGTCGCCCAGTATCGCGAGCGGTACGGCCACTACATCGGCGGGGAGTGGGTCGAGCCGCACAGCGGCGAGTACTTCGAAGACATCACCCCCGTCACCGGCAAGCCGTTCTGCGAGGTCGCCCGTGGCGACGCCGCCGACATCGATCGGGCAGTGGATGCCGCCTGGAAGGCGTTCGCGTCCTGGAAGAAGACCACGCCCGCCGAGCGCAGCGTCATCCTGAACAGGATCGCCGACCGCATCGAGCAGAACCTCGAGATGATCGCCGTCGCCGAGACGTGGGAGAACGGCAAGCCGGTGCGCGAGACGCTCGCCGCCGACATTCCCCTGACCGTCGACCACTTCCGCTACTTCGCGGGTGTGCTGCGGGCCCAGGAGGGGTCGCTCAGCCAGCTCGACGAGAACACCGTCGCGTACCACTTCAACGAGCCGCTCGGTGTGGTGGCGCAGATCATCCCGTGGAACTTCCCGATCCTGATGGCCGCCTGGAAGCTCGCCCCGGCGCTCGCCGCGGGCAACTGCGTCGTGATCAAGCCGGCCGAGCAGACTCCGGCATCCCTGCTGTTCCTGTTCGACATCATCGGCGACCTGCTGCCGGCCGGTGTCGTGAACATCGTCAACGGTTTCGGCATCGAGGCGGGGGCGCCGCTGGCGCAGCACAAGCGGGTCCGCAAGGTCGCCTTCACGGGTGAGACCACCACGGGCCGCCTGATCATGCAGTACGCGTCGCAGAACCTCATCCCGGTGACGCTGGAGCTCGGGGGCAAGAGCCCGAACGTCTTCTTCGAGGACGTGGCCCGCGCGACCGACGACGCCTACTACGACAAGGCGCTCGAGGGCTTCACGCTCTTCGCGCTGAACCAGGGCGAGGTGTGCACGTGCCCGTCGCGGGCGCTGATCCAGCGGTCGATCTACGACCAGTTCCTCGGCGACGGCCTCGCGCGCGTCGGCAAGGTGAAGCAGGGCAACCCGCTCGACCCCGAGACGATGATCGGCGCTCAGGCCTCGAACGACCAGCTCGAGAAGATCCTGTCGTACATCGAGATCGGCAAGGCCGGCGGCGCGAAGCTGCTCACCGGTGGCGAGCGGGTCGACCTCGGCGGCGAGCTGTCGGGCGGCTACTACGTCGCACCGACCGTCTTCGAGGGCACGAACGACATGCGGATCTTCCAGGAGGAGATCTTCGGTCCGGTGCTCGCGGTCACGTCGTTCGACAGCTTCGACGACGCGATCTCGATCGCGAACGACACCCTCTACGGCCTCGGCGCCGGTGTGTGGAGCCGCAGCGGCGACACCGCCTACCGCGCCGGCCGGGCCATCGAGGCCGGACGCGTCTGGACCAACACCTACCACCAGTACCCGGCGCACGCCGCGTTCGGCGGGTACAAGCAGTCGGGCATCGGCCGCGAGAACCACCTCAAGATGCTCGACCACTACCAGCAGACGAAGAACCTGCTCGTGTCGTACGCCGAAGGGGCGATGGGCTTCTTCTAA
- a CDS encoding helix-turn-helix domain-containing protein gives MDNKAEVREFLTTRRARVAPEQVGLPAGANRRVPGLRRAEVAMLADVSVEYYAKLERGQIAGASAAVLESLSRALLLDETERMHLLDLARAADGIPTSGRPRRRSSATVSARPGLQRTLDAITGGPAFVRDRHQNLVATNALGAAFYSPVIGAGGRAPNLARFQFLDPAARDFYPDWELFAQMCVGIMRVEAGRDPHDRTMQDLVGELTTRSETFARLWSAHDVRTHGTGTKRFHHPVVGELTLAYEELAVTAEDGMALLVYTAEPGSPSAERLQMLASWSLSEAGRP, from the coding sequence ATGGACAACAAGGCCGAGGTGCGGGAGTTCCTCACGACCCGCCGCGCCCGCGTCGCCCCCGAGCAGGTGGGGCTGCCGGCGGGCGCCAATCGGCGCGTTCCGGGTCTGCGGCGCGCGGAGGTCGCGATGCTCGCCGACGTGAGCGTCGAGTACTACGCCAAGCTCGAGCGCGGACAGATCGCCGGTGCCTCCGCCGCGGTGCTCGAGTCGCTCTCCCGCGCCCTGTTGCTCGACGAGACCGAGCGGATGCACCTCCTCGATCTCGCCCGGGCGGCCGATGGCATCCCGACCTCCGGGCGACCCCGGCGACGGTCGAGCGCCACTGTGTCCGCGCGTCCGGGTCTGCAGAGGACCCTGGATGCCATCACCGGCGGGCCGGCGTTCGTCCGCGACCGCCACCAGAACCTCGTCGCCACGAACGCCCTCGGAGCGGCGTTCTACTCCCCCGTCATCGGTGCCGGCGGGCGGGCGCCGAATCTGGCGCGATTCCAGTTCCTCGACCCGGCGGCGCGCGACTTCTACCCCGACTGGGAGCTGTTCGCGCAGATGTGCGTCGGGATCATGCGGGTCGAGGCCGGGCGCGACCCCCACGACCGCACGATGCAGGACCTCGTCGGTGAGCTCACGACCCGCAGCGAGACCTTCGCCCGCCTGTGGTCGGCGCACGACGTGCGCACCCACGGGACCGGGACCAAGAGGTTCCATCACCCGGTGGTCGGCGAGCTCACCCTCGCGTATGAAGAACTCGCCGTCACCGCCGAAGACGGGATGGCGCTGCTGGTCTACACCGCCGAACCCGGGTCGCCGTCGGCCGAGCGCCTGCAGATGCTCGCCAGCTGGTCGCTCAGCGAGGCGGGTCGCCCGTGA
- a CDS encoding ABC transporter permease, with amino-acid sequence MTAISLDRPAPVLGGFTLTYLRIELVRKLRNPRALFFTVAFPVLMFFIIGYQMLDEPLTQVPVADGGVSVAAYIMVSMAMYGAMMSATQTGAAVAVERAQGWTRQLRLTPLNPLVNVIVKLLAGMLFGLIAVIATYVVASMVGVQLSAVQWIVTGLAAWLLAGAVFTTLGLMVGYMVPGENVAQITSLAVVLLSFLGGLFYPLSSMPDFLQAVGKLTPVYGIAELARAPLTGDAFDLGALINAVVWLAVFVAGTVYFFRRDTRRS; translated from the coding sequence ATGACCGCCATCAGCCTCGACCGTCCCGCCCCCGTCCTGGGCGGCTTCACGCTCACGTATCTGCGGATCGAGCTGGTCCGCAAGCTCCGCAACCCGCGGGCGCTGTTCTTCACCGTGGCGTTCCCGGTGCTGATGTTCTTCATCATCGGGTACCAGATGCTCGACGAGCCCCTGACGCAGGTGCCGGTGGCCGACGGGGGAGTGTCGGTGGCCGCGTACATCATGGTGTCGATGGCGATGTACGGAGCGATGATGTCGGCGACCCAGACGGGCGCGGCGGTCGCGGTCGAGCGCGCGCAGGGGTGGACGCGGCAGTTGCGCCTCACGCCGCTGAACCCGCTCGTCAACGTGATCGTGAAGCTCCTGGCGGGCATGCTGTTCGGACTCATTGCGGTGATCGCGACGTATGTCGTGGCATCCATGGTCGGGGTTCAGCTGTCGGCGGTGCAGTGGATCGTCACGGGTCTGGCCGCGTGGCTGCTCGCCGGGGCGGTGTTCACGACGCTCGGACTGATGGTCGGGTACATGGTGCCGGGCGAGAACGTCGCGCAGATCACGAGCCTCGCGGTGGTGCTGCTGTCGTTCCTCGGCGGGCTGTTCTACCCGCTGTCGTCGATGCCCGACTTCCTGCAGGCGGTCGGCAAGCTGACGCCCGTGTACGGCATCGCCGAGCTGGCGCGTGCGCCGCTGACGGGGGATGCCTTCGATCTCGGCGCCCTGATCAACGCGGTCGTGTGGCTCGCGGTGTTCGTCGCCGGCACGGTGTACTTCTTCCGGCGGGACACGCGGCGTTCGTGA
- a CDS encoding response regulator transcription factor yields MIRLLIADDQALVRGALAALLGLEPDIEVVAQVGRGDEVVEAARASEATVALLDIEMPGIDGIAAASLLRTQVPGCRALIVTTFGRPGYLARAMQAGASGFVVKDTPAAELADAVRRVSAGFRVVDPVLAAESLAQGDSPLTERETDVLAAARAGGSIADIARMVHLSEGTVKNHLSSAIGKTGGRNRADAVRVAVERGWL; encoded by the coding sequence GTGATCCGACTTCTCATCGCCGACGATCAGGCGCTCGTACGCGGCGCTCTCGCCGCGCTGCTCGGGCTGGAGCCAGACATCGAGGTCGTCGCCCAGGTCGGCCGCGGCGACGAGGTGGTCGAGGCCGCGCGCGCGTCGGAGGCGACCGTGGCGCTGCTCGACATCGAGATGCCCGGCATCGACGGCATCGCCGCCGCGTCTCTTCTGCGTACGCAGGTTCCCGGATGCCGCGCCCTCATCGTCACGACCTTCGGCCGGCCGGGATACCTCGCGCGTGCCATGCAGGCCGGGGCGTCAGGGTTCGTGGTGAAGGACACCCCCGCGGCGGAGCTGGCGGATGCGGTGCGGCGGGTCTCCGCCGGGTTCCGCGTCGTGGACCCGGTTCTGGCCGCCGAGTCGCTGGCGCAGGGGGATTCTCCCTTGACCGAGCGCGAGACGGACGTGCTCGCCGCCGCCCGCGCCGGCGGGTCGATCGCCGACATCGCCCGGATGGTGCACCTGTCGGAGGGGACGGTGAAGAATCACCTGTCCAGCGCTATCGGGAAGACCGGCGGGCGGAATCGCGCGGATGCCGTGCGCGTGGCCGTGGAGCGGGGGTGGCTTTAG
- a CDS encoding ABC transporter ATP-binding protein, with the protein MTSSTTAPAAIDARGVVKSFGSVHAVRGVDLRVQPGEIVAFLGPNGAGKTTTIDMILGLTNPDSGSISVFGHTPRGAVSRGLVSAVLQTGGLLKDLTVRETVELTASLFAEKRPVDEALERAGIRDLANRRVGLCSGGEQQRLRFAMALVSDPALLILDEPTTGMDVEARRSFWNAIRTDAARGRTVMFATHYLDEADEYADRIVLMRSGQIVADGTTAEIKNLVSGRVVQATIPDADITALASLPGVDSVEAAGERVTLHTRDSDALARHLLAETPARDLEITARNLESVFVALTIDSPASADASNGATR; encoded by the coding sequence ATGACCTCCTCTACCACCGCTCCCGCCGCGATCGACGCGCGGGGCGTCGTCAAGAGCTTCGGCTCCGTCCACGCCGTCCGCGGCGTCGATCTGCGGGTGCAGCCCGGCGAGATCGTGGCGTTCCTCGGCCCGAACGGCGCCGGCAAGACCACCACGATCGACATGATCCTCGGCCTCACGAACCCCGACTCGGGCTCCATCAGCGTCTTCGGGCACACCCCGCGCGGGGCGGTGTCGCGCGGCCTCGTCTCCGCCGTCCTGCAGACGGGGGGTCTGCTGAAAGACCTCACGGTCCGCGAGACGGTCGAGCTCACGGCATCCCTGTTCGCCGAGAAGCGTCCCGTAGACGAGGCGCTCGAGCGGGCCGGCATCCGGGATCTGGCGAATCGTCGCGTCGGACTCTGCTCGGGCGGAGAGCAGCAGCGGCTGCGTTTCGCGATGGCGCTCGTGAGCGATCCGGCGCTGCTGATCCTCGACGAGCCGACCACCGGCATGGACGTCGAGGCCCGCCGTTCGTTCTGGAACGCGATCCGGACGGATGCCGCCCGCGGCCGCACCGTCATGTTCGCGACGCACTACCTCGACGAGGCCGACGAGTACGCCGACCGCATCGTGCTGATGCGCAGCGGCCAGATCGTCGCCGACGGCACCACGGCCGAGATCAAGAACCTCGTCTCGGGTCGGGTGGTGCAGGCGACGATCCCGGATGCCGACATCACGGCGCTCGCGTCCCTCCCGGGCGTCGATTCGGTCGAGGCCGCCGGCGAGCGCGTGACGCTGCACACCCGCGATTCCGACGCCCTCGCGCGCCACCTCCTGGCGGAAACCCCCGCGCGGGATCTCGAGATCACCGCGCGAAACCTGGAGAGCGTGTTCGTCGCGCTCACCATCGACTCCCCGGCATCCGCCGACGCCTCGAACGGAGCAACCCGATGA
- a CDS encoding (R)-mandelonitrile lyase, translating into MRTLPIPPTVKNPPEWFTGDVWLDPVVSPQHDGQRLHAGLVRFAPGARTAWHSHPLGQTLRVVEGTARVQARGGDIVEVHAGETVSCPPGEEHWHGAAPDSFMTHLALWETPEGAESATWGSHVSDDEYNGPTTEESKR; encoded by the coding sequence ATGCGTACCCTCCCCATCCCACCGACCGTGAAGAACCCGCCCGAATGGTTCACCGGTGACGTCTGGCTCGACCCGGTCGTGTCACCGCAGCACGACGGTCAGCGGCTCCACGCGGGCCTCGTGCGGTTCGCCCCGGGCGCGCGAACGGCGTGGCATTCGCATCCGCTCGGCCAGACCCTGCGGGTGGTCGAGGGCACCGCGCGGGTGCAGGCGCGCGGCGGCGACATCGTCGAGGTGCACGCGGGCGAGACGGTCTCGTGTCCGCCCGGCGAAGAGCACTGGCACGGTGCCGCACCCGACAGCTTCATGACCCACCTGGCCCTGTGGGAGACCCCCGAGGGCGCGGAGAGCGCGACGTGGGGTTCCCACGTCTCCGACGACGAGTACAACGGCCCCACCACCGAGGAGAGCAAACGATGA
- a CDS encoding DUF779 domain-containing protein, translating into MTTQLSRVDVTDAAAALLRDLTAKHGPLMFHQSGGCCDGSSPMCYPVGMFLTGPSDVHLGTIGVGLDDPIEVYMSESQFEYWKFTHLTIDVVPGRGAGFSVEGPTGMRFLIRSRMLTEEEAVAFGVGV; encoded by the coding sequence ATGACGACACAACTCTCCCGCGTGGATGTGACGGATGCCGCGGCCGCGCTGCTGCGCGACCTGACGGCGAAGCACGGCCCGCTGATGTTCCACCAGTCGGGCGGTTGCTGCGACGGCAGCTCCCCTATGTGCTACCCGGTGGGGATGTTCCTCACCGGTCCCAGCGACGTGCACCTCGGCACCATCGGCGTCGGCCTCGACGACCCGATCGAGGTCTACATGTCGGAGTCGCAGTTCGAGTATTGGAAGTTCACGCACCTCACGATCGACGTCGTACCGGGCCGCGGTGCCGGGTTCTCGGTCGAGGGGCCGACGGGGATGCGGTTCCTCATCCGGTCGCGGATGCTGACCGAGGAGGAGGCGGTGGCATTCGGGGTGGGGGTGTAG
- a CDS encoding TIGR04255 family protein yields the protein MSTGRVTDRSLTNPPVVEAVAGIEFRPRGLDVVGLVRETSAWMDQYPDVTAQPTLPPSRPSGQSGPEFEMQFVASAPPTRLWSTSPDKAWLVQTQDDRLLLNWRRTSDEAGTYPGFDDAIRPRMLALIGELAPSVDGEGLIPLIAEFSYVNRVPTSESGLHAKYAPFRQLDTPVPGTVIAEGYEVAAQVVLEYGTAQVTASIQPAGEPNQTVLTVSTKLFATTQLITDDTIMMIDDAHKISKQMFFAVVSSDAINEWEA from the coding sequence GTGTCTACCGGCCGTGTGACTGATCGCAGTCTGACGAATCCGCCCGTCGTGGAGGCCGTCGCAGGGATCGAGTTCCGCCCGCGGGGGCTGGACGTTGTGGGACTGGTGCGGGAAACTTCAGCCTGGATGGACCAGTATCCAGACGTAACCGCGCAACCGACGCTTCCTCCGTCACGACCATCTGGACAATCCGGCCCAGAGTTTGAGATGCAGTTCGTGGCTTCCGCCCCGCCTACCCGCCTCTGGTCTACCTCTCCGGACAAGGCCTGGCTCGTCCAGACCCAGGACGATCGGCTACTGCTCAACTGGCGACGGACCTCCGATGAGGCAGGCACCTATCCTGGGTTCGATGACGCGATTCGGCCGAGAATGCTCGCGCTTATCGGCGAGCTCGCTCCATCAGTGGACGGGGAGGGTCTGATCCCTCTGATTGCAGAGTTCTCTTATGTGAATCGTGTGCCCACCTCGGAGTCAGGATTGCACGCGAAGTATGCCCCCTTTAGACAGCTCGATACGCCCGTTCCGGGAACTGTTATCGCAGAAGGGTACGAAGTTGCGGCTCAGGTTGTCCTTGAATATGGAACGGCGCAAGTCACAGCCTCGATCCAACCAGCCGGCGAGCCAAACCAAACAGTCTTGACTGTATCCACTAAGTTGTTCGCCACAACGCAGCTAATTACCGACGACACGATCATGATGATCGATGACGCACACAAAATTTCGAAGCAAATGTTCTTTGCTGTAGTCTCCAGCGACGCGATCAATGAGTGGGAGGCCTAA
- a CDS encoding GAF domain-containing protein, producing MSSPWSRPAVSPENSGLLIARAHDELLAGNEDRRLSDVRPLVQESWRRSLASLVGPEGLPTLDLASEELEAYRRAHPLAGVMDMIRALLLPGSAEDSGVVVAVGDAAGRLLWVEGDRQIRARTGDMGFIAGANWSEDVVGTSAPGTALTLDRSVQIRGAEHFNRLVQPWSCTAAPVHDPETRRLLGMIDVTGGPEAVTPQAQLLVDATARAIESEILVGRLRAQQDPPPRRPRRSPGTRALLRILGRDRALLEVSGESGETVVELGARHAEILLLLAVHREGMSAEALSEAVYGHPATETLRPEMVRLRKVLEPLAPALVPASRPYRLPEGLETDAQQMVSLLDRGAHRVALAAYRGPVLPDSVAPGVAEVRESVRQALREALIEEAGIDVLLAYADTVDGREDAEVLRLCLGMLPARSPKRAGLVSRIERLEQD from the coding sequence GTGTCTTCGCCATGGTCGCGACCCGCCGTCTCCCCCGAGAACTCGGGGCTGCTGATCGCGCGCGCCCACGACGAACTGCTCGCCGGCAACGAGGATCGGCGGCTCAGCGACGTGCGTCCGCTGGTGCAGGAGTCGTGGCGGCGGTCGCTGGCATCCCTCGTCGGTCCGGAGGGTCTGCCGACACTCGATCTCGCGTCCGAGGAGCTCGAGGCGTATCGCCGCGCGCACCCGCTCGCCGGGGTGATGGACATGATCCGCGCCCTGCTGCTGCCGGGGTCGGCGGAGGATTCCGGCGTGGTGGTGGCCGTGGGCGATGCCGCCGGTCGCCTGCTGTGGGTCGAGGGTGATCGACAGATCCGCGCGCGCACCGGCGACATGGGATTCATCGCCGGGGCGAACTGGTCGGAGGACGTCGTGGGCACGTCCGCGCCCGGCACGGCGTTGACGCTCGACCGGTCGGTGCAGATCCGCGGGGCGGAGCATTTCAACCGTCTCGTGCAGCCGTGGTCGTGCACCGCGGCACCCGTGCACGATCCCGAGACGCGGCGGCTGCTCGGCATGATCGACGTCACGGGAGGCCCCGAGGCCGTGACCCCGCAAGCGCAATTGCTGGTGGATGCCACGGCCCGGGCGATCGAGAGCGAGATCCTCGTCGGGCGGCTCCGGGCGCAGCAGGACCCCCCGCCGCGTCGACCGCGGCGCTCCCCCGGGACGCGCGCGCTGCTGCGGATCCTCGGCCGGGATCGGGCGCTGTTGGAGGTGTCCGGCGAGTCCGGCGAGACGGTGGTCGAGCTCGGCGCGCGGCACGCCGAGATCTTGCTGCTGCTCGCCGTGCACCGCGAGGGGATGTCGGCCGAGGCGCTCAGCGAAGCGGTCTACGGGCACCCCGCCACCGAGACGCTGCGCCCCGAGATGGTGCGGTTGCGGAAGGTGCTCGAGCCCCTCGCGCCCGCGCTGGTGCCGGCCTCCCGCCCCTACCGGCTGCCCGAAGGCCTCGAGACCGACGCCCAGCAGATGGTGTCGCTGCTCGATCGCGGGGCGCACCGCGTCGCGCTCGCCGCCTACCGCGGGCCGGTGCTGCCCGATTCGGTGGCGCCGGGGGTGGCCGAGGTGCGGGAGTCGGTGCGTCAGGCGCTGCGCGAGGCGTTGATCGAGGAGGCGGGGATCGACGTGCTGCTCGCGTACGCCGACACCGTCGACGGGCGGGAGGATGCCGAGGTCTTGCGGCTGTGCCTCGGCATGCTGCCCGCGCGGTCGCCGAAGCGCGCCGGGCTCGTGTCACGGATCGAGCGTCTCGAACAGGACTGA
- a CDS encoding sugar O-acetyltransferase translates to MNVDDLLEALDRGDTITGGSPLHDVMHAASQEALRIAAELNSAYREPDDVRALLARLTGREIDESVTLFPPFTSDFGRNIRLGERVFINSGCRFQDQGGITIGDDCLIGHNVVIATLQHGIDPARRADLLPAPVVLGRNVWLGANVTVLPGVTIGDDAVVGAGSVVTRDVPAATIAVGSPARVVRGIHDPA, encoded by the coding sequence GTGAACGTCGATGATCTTCTCGAAGCCCTCGACCGCGGTGACACGATCACCGGCGGATCGCCCCTGCACGACGTCATGCACGCCGCGAGTCAGGAGGCCCTGCGGATCGCGGCCGAGCTGAACTCCGCGTACCGCGAGCCCGACGACGTGCGTGCCCTCCTCGCGCGGCTGACGGGGCGTGAGATCGACGAATCCGTCACGCTCTTCCCGCCCTTCACCAGCGATTTCGGTCGCAACATCCGGCTGGGCGAGCGGGTGTTCATCAATTCCGGATGCCGCTTCCAAGACCAGGGTGGCATCACGATCGGCGACGACTGCCTGATCGGCCACAACGTGGTGATCGCGACGCTGCAGCACGGCATCGACCCCGCTCGCCGCGCGGATCTGCTGCCCGCGCCGGTGGTCCTCGGACGCAACGTGTGGCTCGGGGCGAACGTCACGGTCCTGCCCGGAGTGACGATCGGCGACGATGCGGTGGTCGGCGCCGGATCGGTGGTCACGCGAGACGTCCCGGCGGCCACGATCGCGGTGGGGTCTCCCGCGCGGGTGGTGCGCGGCATCCACGACCCGGCGTAG
- a CDS encoding zinc-binding dehydrogenase, translating to MRATLMYGAGDVRVEEVADPTIEEATDAVIRVTYACVCGSDLHPYHSLEHTPEGRRMGHEAIGVVEEIGEDVRTLAVGDTVIVPFAWSDNTCVFCRDGITTSCVHGGFFDGAGSATQAERLRVPQADGTAVVVPAGTDEALMPSLLTLSDVYLTGHHAAHRGGVAPGKTVVVIGDGAVGLSAVLASRQLGAEKIILMGRHEARTSLGRDFGATHVVAERGDEGVTRVLDLTGGEGAHVVLEAVGHMPAYEQAYRIVRPGGVISRVGVPQYEDAPVGFTSLFGKNATLTGGPATIRAYIEAALPQVLDGSIDPGRVFDRELPLSEIAEAYRLMDSREALKVLIRP from the coding sequence ATGAGAGCCACACTGATGTACGGCGCGGGCGACGTCCGCGTCGAAGAGGTCGCCGATCCCACCATCGAAGAAGCCACGGATGCCGTCATCCGGGTGACGTACGCCTGCGTGTGCGGGTCCGACCTGCACCCGTACCACTCCCTCGAGCACACCCCCGAGGGGCGCCGGATGGGTCACGAGGCCATCGGCGTCGTCGAGGAGATCGGTGAGGACGTCCGCACCCTCGCGGTCGGCGACACCGTGATCGTGCCTTTCGCCTGGTCGGACAACACGTGCGTGTTCTGCCGCGACGGCATCACGACGTCGTGCGTACACGGCGGCTTCTTCGACGGCGCCGGGTCGGCGACCCAGGCCGAGCGCCTGCGGGTCCCGCAGGCCGACGGCACCGCGGTCGTCGTCCCGGCCGGCACCGACGAGGCGCTCATGCCCTCGCTGCTGACGCTGTCGGACGTGTACCTGACCGGACACCACGCCGCCCACCGGGGCGGCGTCGCGCCGGGGAAGACCGTCGTCGTCATCGGGGACGGCGCCGTCGGTCTGTCCGCGGTCCTCGCCTCGCGTCAGCTGGGTGCCGAGAAGATCATCCTCATGGGGCGCCACGAGGCGCGAACGAGCCTGGGTCGCGACTTCGGCGCGACGCACGTGGTCGCCGAGCGGGGCGACGAGGGCGTGACCCGCGTGCTCGACCTCACCGGCGGCGAGGGCGCGCACGTGGTGCTGGAAGCCGTCGGACACATGCCCGCCTACGAGCAGGCGTACCGGATCGTCCGCCCCGGCGGAGTCATCTCGCGCGTCGGCGTCCCCCAGTACGAGGACGCACCCGTCGGCTTCACCTCGCTGTTCGGCAAGAACGCCACCCTGACCGGCGGACCCGCGACCATCCGGGCGTACATCGAAGCGGCGCTGCCCCAGGTGCTCGACGGCAGCATCGACCCCGGCCGCGTCTTCGACCGCGAACTACCGCTGTCCGAGATCGCGGAGGCGTACCGCCTCATGGACAGCCGCGAAGCGCTGAAGGTGCTGATCCGGCCCTGA